Below is a genomic region from Astatotilapia calliptera chromosome 2, fAstCal1.2, whole genome shotgun sequence.
ttcACGTCTCGTCAATTGTGTTGCAGAATCGACAGAGTCCGTTGTCATCCCCAGGAAGAAGACATGGTATGAGCTGATCTGACTGTGAAGTGGGGTATTACAGCCTCTCATGCTCTTTTGTTTAAAGCGTTCTTTAAATGAGGcattaaaatcatgtttttctttatcaaacAGGAGCAGAGAGGCAGTGCTGGAGGCGCTGGCTTCAACTGTCAGCAGGGTGAGAGCACCTTCACATTTTTCACTGTATTCATGAAGCTGGATTTTTAGCTTGGACTGACCGCCTTTTCTTTGCCCCTGCAGGATCCCACAGCATATCCCTACCAATTCCAGGATGATCCTTACCTCTCTCCCAGGACTTCTACTGAGTTTGTATGTTAAAACATGTCTTTATGCTTGTATGTATATTTAGGGACACTGTTAGTTACATcagacagtttctctttttatttaattcatttcaagAGTCTTAGATCAGGTAACGCAGAcaactttgttttttgcctgtATTGCTCATTACTCTGCGAGCAACCTAATAAACCAGCTTTATTGTATCTCTGCAGAagctgttctctctctctcaggagtCCGGCAGATCTGCAGCCAAATACATCGTCAACAACAACCCCAAACTCTTCACCAAAGACTTTGCAGAACCTCATATACCCGTAAGAAATACACAGCagtgtgtggaagtgtgggtATGTAGTGTAGTGCTGCTCTCGTATTGTGCGGTTCCTTTTCACTAAGCAATTGGTTGTCGTGTCTGTGTGTCGGTCTGTGTGTAGTGTCTGATGCCAGAGACTGTATCCCTGCGTCTTGAGGAGGTGAGTGAGGAAGCACTGAAGGAAAGGATCACCCTGAGGAAAGTTACAGCTGCTGTTGACATGTATGATCAGTTACTGCAAGCTGGTGagaacacacgcgcacacacacacacacatgcacgcacagcATGAATATCGTAAAGCTGTACTCCAAATACTTATTTACTCTGCTATTGTGTGCATCAGTAGTATAGGTGTTGTCTGCAGAAGTTCTTTGCATTTTACAGAATGTTACTTTGGAGCTCAAAgcttcacatttaaaaatgtttttttgcaattttttttcaggCACTACTGTCTCCATGGAAACAACCCATAGCCTGCTGGACCTTATCTGTCTCTACAGCGACAGGGACCCCGTCCAGGATGGGGAGCCACAGACAGACGACGCAGTGAGTTCCCGCCTGACGTAACATTAAAGTAGCTGCTCCAGTGAAAAGGACGTTAGCACTGCAGGATActtctctgttttttctccGCAGGAATTTGGAGAGGAGCTGAAGAAAAGGAAAGCACGGGTCCGCCGAGCTTCAGACTTCCTGAAGTTCACctggaaagaaaacaacaatgcGGAGAGAATCTTTAACCTGCTGCCAGAGCGGGATACACGCTGTTACTCTGCTCTCATCAGAGGCATGGTCAAGGTAGGCGTGCATCAGAGTCACAGGCTAAATGCAGGCCTGCAGCATTGCAACAGCAGTGAAAGGGTCATTTTAGTGTATCCTAATattcgtgtgtgtgtctgtgtgtgtccccACAGCATGGAGCCTATGCAAAGGCATTCAGCATGTACACAGATATGCTTAACAACAGGCTGACAGGTGAGCTGCTTTGGTTAATATCACTGCTTTGGTTAAATACTGTATAGAGGTCATGTCATTGCTTCTAGCAATCATGTGGCCTTTCGTGTAGTTATTCTTCTCATCATTTAAATGAGTCTTGAACTTAAATTGAATGAATTTTGTGTCTTCTTACGGTGATAAGGAAATATGTTGTTTCATCGAAGATGGAAAAACTGGAGGACTCTTATAGCCCGACTCAGAGTTTAACTGTGGGTGTAATGGGGTGGCCAAGTACTTTTGGCCAtatattatgtatttttgtatatattttacattatatATGTAATCTGTTAACTAATAACCCAATCGTTTCCCTTCAGCTGATGTCCACATCTTCAATGCTCTGATCTCAGGAGCTCCAGATGTCCGAGACAAATTTAATGAGCGATGGGACCTCGTTGCTGTAAGACCCTTCACACTGATTTATTGATCGCTGCTGCACAATgcttttgtattaaaaaaaaaaaaaaggcaaacaaacacaagtaaTTTGTCCTGTGGTAAAGAGGTTTTGTATTTACTGCCATCTTTGCACTGGTAGTTTGGTCGTTTCCAACCTTTTAAAGCTAAAGGTCATCCGTGTTCACGCTCTCTTCTCCATTGGACCCTTTCTGGTCTCCTagttaatcaaatcaaatcaaatagtTAATATTCACAATGGCGTCTCCTTGTCTGCAGGAGCTGTTGAACCAGATGAATCAGCAGAAAGTTCGTCCTGACCTGTTGACCTTCAACAGCGTCCTCAAAGCTCTGAGACGCTGCGGCTTCTTGGCCAAAACACAAGCTCTGCACACTCTGAATGAGATGAAGGCGCTGGGGATAGGTAACACTGCCATTCGTGTTTTATTACCTGGTGTTTTACAGGCaagtcttatttttttctctgagtgtgtgtgtgtgtgtgtgtgtgtgtgtgcagctcccAGCCTGGCCTCCTACGACCACATCCTGGCAGTCTTTTACAAATCAGGTAGCCCTGCAGTTGCTCTCATACGTGACCCTCACAGGCATCTGCGCTGTTTGTCGGCTGcatgcttttaaatgtgcattcACCTCATGTGTTTCCTCTCCAGCCTCTTCTGCGCAGAACAACACTGATCTTCTTCAGGAGGTGATAGCTGAGCTGGAGGGACGCATCTTCACCTGCCAGGACCCTGACGATGGTATATCACGGCGCACGACAGATTTAGCAAATGTTTCCTTTTGTTCGGGTAGAACAAACGTGCGGACATGTGGATGGTAAAACTGATGCTgtgttctctctctgtctctccagtTCTGTTCTTCTCCAGCGCAATGAGAATAGTGAGTCCTGCTTTACAGTCTCGACAGTCTCATGGCAGCGTTTGATTCTTAGCTCCCAGATCAGTGGTGACATCAGTCATACATTATAATTAAAGGAGGCTATGCCCTGCTTATACAGCGTGACCTGTTTCCGCGTGCATGCTTTTTGTCCTTGCAGTGTTTGGACAGTAAAGATCTGGAGCTGGGATATAAAATCCAGAGTTTGGTAGATGTCGGGGAGAACTGGAGGCTGCTGGGAGACTCCTTCCAGCAGAGCATTTACTAGTAAGTAGGAACCCTCTGCTAACTTCCAATGATGTGGTCGTGTAATGCAGTATAATCACTCTGAATCTGTATCTGATCCAGTTATAAGCAGTAAACGTGGGTAGGTAAACAACcattctccctcctctgcagtggTCGCTTCTTCAACCTGCTGTGCATGATGGAGCACATTGATGTGGTGCTGAAATGGTACAAGCAGATCATTCCCTCGGTCAGTGCATATCTGCTTCTCTCCGTCTGCTCCATGTGCTTATATTATATGCATATGTAAATGATATTTAAATATATGCACATAATGTCTCAGTTATAATCTGTCATCTTTCCGGGTCACAAGTGCGCTAAGTtgagaaaaaaaggggaaaaacctGATTTGTTTTGGAAGATTCTTTGGCTGTCTCTGTCTttataaaggaaaaaataaagaaataataggTTTCACCTTCAGTCTTGCTTTAACTACCTTTCCTTATATCCTGCGTTTGTAGCTCTACTACCCCAACCCTCAGGGAATGAGGGACCTGCTGCAGGCCCTGGACACGGACAGCCGTCTGGACTTGCTGCCTTCTATATGGAAAGGTGAGTTCCAAGATGCATTGTTCAGTGCATATCTTGATGAAGAGTAGACAATGCATTGATTGTTTAAAAAGCCCCTTCCTCTGCATGTCAGGATCTGTCACATTGACCTGTTTTTTCAGACATCAAGACTCTCGGGCACGATAACAAACCCGATCTGGtggaggagctgctcagcctCATGGCCAGAGAGAAACACAGTTCTGAGGTCAGTCTGACGACATTTGTGTTATCAGTTTTCGCCATCTGGACAGTGATGTTGAGCGAGTTAGTAATGCCAACCTGAGTGTGTTTCTATGAGCTCGCCTGCCTTTTGCCTGCAGGTTCAGGAGTCCTTTGCAGCATGCGCTCTGGATGTAAAGAGTGTATTTGATTTGAGGCCCAGTATAGAGTGGAGCGCCGCCTCCCTCTCACACATCACCACACTGCTGCTGCGAGCTAACAAGACCCGACAGGCCTGGTGAGAGCGACAGCCGCACATGTCAGGAGGAGAACTTTTACTGTATTCTGACTTGGCTGCAATCTAATGTCACCTTTTCTCTGCAGGGAGATGCTGCAGCTCTTCAAGTCCAGGAACAGAGTTCCTTCGTAAGTCTCACTTCAGACTAGACTCATAATGAGTGATGACAATGACAAAGCCCACACTCCTTCATCATGTCACACATGATCAACAATTGCTATATTTTTATGCAGAAAACTTCACCTGTGTAACTTTATTTaggacatttaaaaactgatatTAAAGAGTTTGaagagaagacaaaagaaatCCACTTTCTTCTTTTCAAGCTCTCAAAGCTATTGTGAGCTTGATGATCCAGAACCTGCACAGACAAACCCTTGTGTTGGCTGAGTTGCCTCTGACtctgtttcctgctgtgttaCTCTACAGCGAGGGGCTCTtgaacaacttcctgtcagtgtGCCACAGTGACGGTGACTCCCAGAAAGCAGTGCAGTTGGTGCAGCTGTCTGCAGCCTTCTGCCTGCCAACAACATGGAGGCTAGCAAAGAGAGCACTGGCTGAGTTTGAGCTGACTGAAGAGCAAAGGTAAGCAGGATACATGAGAGAGATATCTGGATAGATATATAGTTTTGttatttaattacaaaaaaacctCAAGATTGGATATTTGGTTAAATTGCCCTTATCAAGTTACACTGTTACCAGATTTTATGGGTTTTGATCAGTAAACCTGGCATAATTCTGGCTGAGGTCTGGATTTTGACTAACTCAAATGTTCTACATCATCCCTCCACCCGTGGTTGGGGTCACTGCCCTGCTGAAACATTCAGTTATGTTCAGCATCAAAGGTGGCTGGAGGTTATACTCAAAACTTCTAAGGTAGTCTGTTTCCTTTGCTGAAATGTATCAGTTCCACTGACCATAAAACAGCCCCAGAGTGATGCATCCATCACgttgtctcatctgtccaaacaTGCATGTGGTTAATCGTGGCTAGAAAATTCAAGCACCGTAAACCTTTACCACTGGGGGCAGTATTATGAGCTTAAACTTGCAAAAGATTTATTACAAAAAGTGCTTTTattggatggatagatggatggattttgaGCTGTTGTTTTCCACTTGGTGAATGATTTCTTCAGACATCAGCAATGACATCATAGCTCCCAATCCCAAAGGTCGGGCATTGCACAGCTACAaacatttcacccccatgtcatactgtgtgtgtgagagagagtgtgagacaaataaaatttgaatttgaatttgaatcccATTTAATCTGCTAAAGCTTACACACTGTATCTCGTCTGTCTGGCCCTTCCAGAgctattttatctgagctggaGACTGCAGGAGAGCCGTCTGACTGACACAACACCAAGTGACCCAGCGTAGACTCGCATCTTCTAAATGCATACAGAGTCTGTACTTTCCTGGATTATCTCTggatgtaaaataaatacaatgtgACCCTGtccttgttttttattgtttggtcACTAGGTGGTGCTGTTTTACCTGATTGTTTTCAGCTCTGCCTTTTATGAAAAATAGTTTCATGCTCGCTCAAAACCATTTTAATAGTAGAAGAAGAGCATCTGAAACGTATAAGTGCTTCTTCTGATTctacaaaatgaataaataataataataataataataataatagcactAGATTTACTGTCCAAGACGGATGGTCTACACAGTTCATGGCAATTAGCTGTGTTGGTGGAGGGGAGGGGgctgggggtgtgtggatgcattcagtgtgtgtgatAACAAAACAACTTCCTGAACTTACTGATAAGCTGCTTCCTTAAATGTCATAATTTGAGATCTGGAATGCTGCTTTGGCCGTTCTTCAGTGTCTCCTCATAGACCTCCTGCATAATTACAAGAAAGTTCCAGATGTTAAAATTCCTGCAGAATCAGGTATGCGCACTGAGGCTTTCTGTCCTGCGTGTTTGGACAAGACATGCCGTCTGATATGCATTTATGTATCATTCCATCTCATTCAAACATTGCTCTGGACCTTTAACACAAAATTTTTGGGGCAAAGATTCATTCAAGCATTCGAAAACAACTTTACTacttattaaatttattgctattgtgtatttatgtttaGCTGCAATCAGTACAGAGAAAACCCTTACATCATGTTTGTACCTGTGTGCACGTGGGAGGTGCTGGGAACAATATAGGTGTGTtcgagcgtgtgtgtgtttcagtcaaAATAGTTTTCACTCCACCAATCATCAGCCGAGCTGGCAGCACAACCAAATAAGGACAAGTGGACTGAAGAAggaggagggtgggggggtACTTTAAAATGGGGTGTGGTCTTAGGACAGCATCGTTCTCAAGAGGAACAGCCtattaccacacacacacaaacacaatcgcCCTCACATGCTCTCACTTCACCCTTATTTCTTCTTCTGAGACAAACCTGAACGATCCGGCTGATGACACTCACCTATTTAAGGCTAACTGTGGGTGTAGCTAAGGGACAGAAGTGCCCTGCATGAGCTGCAACGACGGGACGCGTGTAAAGTTACAACATCAGAGTTTAATTTGCCTTGATTAAAGGATGAAATGTAACCAAATACTTAATACCttccaaaaacacagacacacacacaaatagtcTGGAGCAACAGTGGAAGCAGAAGCATTCTTTTCTCCCACTCCTTAACTGACTCAGCATGAGTGTGCGGTACTGCAgcggaggtcagaggtcaaacctgttcacaaa
It encodes:
- the ptcd3 gene encoding small ribosomal subunit protein mS39, whose product is MAAPGRHIGHSVQRNGRFILYNLEQLLGHRGFGWTSALRQQAAEANKESTESVVIPRKKTWSREAVLEALASTVSRDPTAYPYQFQDDPYLSPRTSTEFKLFSLSQESGRSAAKYIVNNNPKLFTKDFAEPHIPCLMPETVSLRLEEVSEEALKERITLRKVTAAVDMYDQLLQAGTTVSMETTHSLLDLICLYSDRDPVQDGEPQTDDAEFGEELKKRKARVRRASDFLKFTWKENNNAERIFNLLPERDTRCYSALIRGMVKHGAYAKAFSMYTDMLNNRLTADVHIFNALISGAPDVRDKFNERWDLVAELLNQMNQQKVRPDLLTFNSVLKALRRCGFLAKTQALHTLNEMKALGIAPSLASYDHILAVFYKSASSAQNNTDLLQEVIAELEGRIFTCQDPDDVLFFSSAMRICLDSKDLELGYKIQSLVDVGENWRLLGDSFQQSIYYGRFFNLLCMMEHIDVVLKWYKQIIPSLYYPNPQGMRDLLQALDTDSRLDLLPSIWKDIKTLGHDNKPDLVEELLSLMAREKHSSEVQESFAACALDVKSVFDLRPSIEWSAASLSHITTLLLRANKTRQAWEMLQLFKSRNRVPSEGLLNNFLSVCHSDGDSQKAVQLVQLSAAFCLPTTWRLAKRALAEFELTEEQRAILSELETAGEPSD